From a single bacterium genomic region:
- the der gene encoding ribosome biogenesis GTPase Der produces the protein MIILGRPNVGKSTLFNRLVGRGIAMTNDEPHTTRDILAGVCRFGDVVFELVDAAGFLVSPDDTLNQSIKRGLDAAAASSDVVVLTFDGREGLLPLDRDLAHFVRRLRKPVVPVVNKIDSPSLTGAVADFYELGFARDPLPVSAANGFNCYELLAAVAEELGPAAEAVEATARDALCVAVVGRPNVGKSSVLNRLAGDERVVVHESPGTTRDAVDVEITYGERKYLFVDTAGIRRRTRAKERLELWGLRKSLAAIKRASVVVLVLDGAEGPTSQDAKIAGYADRNGRGLILFLNKTDLLQGEAGAARLEESLKSVRSDLSFASYAPLLAGSALEGFDAASLYRTIGEVDANRNVRVGTGELNRFLREVLARRSFRVGKKEVRLLYAVQAAAAPPRFQIFVNLSKKPPPLLGRYIENRLRETFPFVGTPLRLVFRLRSPKERKY, from the coding sequence GTGATAATACTCGGCCGGCCCAACGTCGGCAAATCCACCCTTTTCAACAGGCTCGTAGGTCGAGGTATCGCTATGACCAACGACGAGCCGCACACTACGCGCGACATATTGGCCGGCGTTTGCCGCTTCGGCGACGTCGTCTTCGAATTGGTGGACGCCGCCGGTTTTTTGGTTTCTCCCGACGATACGTTGAACCAAAGTATAAAAAGGGGCCTCGACGCCGCCGCGGCTTCCTCGGACGTCGTCGTTTTGACGTTCGACGGCCGGGAGGGGTTGTTACCGCTGGACCGCGATTTGGCTCACTTCGTACGCCGTCTGAGAAAGCCCGTCGTCCCTGTCGTCAATAAAATAGATTCGCCGTCTTTGACGGGCGCCGTCGCGGACTTCTACGAACTCGGCTTCGCGCGCGACCCCTTACCCGTGAGCGCCGCTAACGGTTTCAACTGCTACGAGCTCCTGGCCGCCGTCGCCGAAGAGCTCGGCCCGGCCGCGGAGGCCGTGGAAGCGACGGCCCGCGACGCGCTGTGCGTGGCCGTCGTGGGGAGGCCGAACGTCGGGAAGTCGTCGGTCCTCAACCGCCTCGCGGGAGATGAGAGGGTCGTAGTCCACGAAAGCCCGGGGACGACCCGGGACGCCGTAGACGTCGAGATAACGTACGGCGAACGTAAATACCTGTTCGTCGATACGGCCGGGATCCGGCGTAGGACGCGTGCCAAGGAAAGGCTCGAGCTCTGGGGTTTGCGGAAATCGTTGGCGGCGATTAAGAGGGCGTCGGTGGTAGTGCTCGTGCTCGACGGCGCCGAGGGGCCGACTTCGCAAGACGCCAAGATCGCCGGTTACGCCGACCGCAACGGCCGAGGTTTAATATTGTTCTTAAATAAGACGGACCTACTCCAAGGCGAGGCCGGCGCCGCGCGTTTGGAAGAGAGTTTGAAAAGCGTACGGTCCGACTTGAGCTTTGCTTCGTACGCGCCGCTGCTCGCAGGCTCCGCCCTCGAGGGGTTCGACGCGGCGTCGTTGTACCGGACGATAGGCGAGGTCGACGCGAACCGCAACGTCCGCGTCGGGACCGGAGAGTTGAACCGGTTTCTAAGAGAGGTTTTGGCCCGGCGAAGTTTTAGGGTGGGCAAGAAAGAGGTCCGGCTCCTGTACGCGGTCCAAGCCGCCGCCGCGCCGCCGAGGTTCCAGATATTCGTTAACCTTTCGAAGAAGCCGCCCCCGCTACTCGGGCGTTACATAGAGAACCGGCTGCGCGAAACCTTCCCTTTCGTGGGGACCCCGCTTAGGCTCGTCTTCCGCCTGCGAAGCCCAAAGGAAAGGAAATATTAG
- the plsY gene encoding glycerol-3-phosphate 1-O-acyltransferase PlsY → MRCYFLEMKVLIYVGIVAASFLIGALPFSWFLGRMAGIDLRRVGSGNPGATNLYRAAGARWGIPGFLLDVAKGVTPVAAAQWLFPHLAAAGILAAAAAISGHIWTPFLGFRGGKGVATAAGAFLALEPLLILIAFAVFLVVVAATRYVSLGSLSAAVAVFVASFALPLVSRRPVDPYFIVFCGVCSAAIVYAHRRNISRLLAGTESKLGGRKKDGG, encoded by the coding sequence ATGCGATGTTATTTTTTGGAGATGAAGGTCTTGATATACGTCGGTATAGTGGCCGCGTCGTTTTTAATCGGGGCGTTACCTTTTTCCTGGTTTTTAGGAAGGATGGCGGGTATTGACCTGCGACGGGTAGGATCCGGCAACCCGGGCGCGACGAATCTGTATCGCGCGGCGGGGGCGCGGTGGGGCATACCGGGGTTTCTGTTGGACGTCGCGAAGGGGGTTACGCCCGTAGCGGCCGCCCAGTGGCTTTTCCCGCATTTGGCCGCGGCCGGGATTTTGGCCGCCGCCGCGGCGATATCGGGCCACATCTGGACGCCGTTCCTCGGTTTCCGAGGAGGGAAGGGCGTCGCTACCGCGGCCGGCGCGTTTCTGGCCCTCGAGCCGCTGTTGATTCTAATAGCTTTCGCCGTTTTTCTCGTCGTCGTGGCCGCGACGCGGTACGTATCGTTGGGTTCGTTGAGCGCGGCGGTCGCGGTTTTCGTGGCCTCGTTCGCACTTCCCCTCGTTTCGCGGCGGCCGGTGGACCCGTATTTCATAGTTTTTTGCGGCGTTTGTTCCGCGGCCATAGTTTACGCCCATCGTAGGAATATCTCCCGCTTATTGGCGGGTACGGAAAGTAAGTTGGGAGGGCGAAAAAAGGATGGCGGGTAA
- a CDS encoding 30S ribosomal protein S1 produces the protein MEPVLEDAEVFDAEEFEEQAGLYEESFRDIEENEIVTGTVVAVTEDEVLVDIGYKSEGTISLSEFAEEEPITVGDKVEVYLEKKEDQDGIIVLSKEKADFYRAWDQVRDVYETGGDIEGKIINRVRGGFIVDIGVKAFLPASQLDLRPVRDFEPYLGGSFRMKIIKVNKRRRNIVLSRKALLLEEREEKRKRLLETIEVGAILGGEVKNITDFGAFVDLDGLDGLLHITDLSRGRVNHPSEVVSVGQNLEVLVTDFDRETGRVSLSLKELEDDPWETVEERYNEGDRVIGKVVSIVDYGAFVELEPGVEGLVHVSEMSWTQRVKHPSKLLSVGDEIGVVILKIDEKNRRISLGLRQTMPNPWDTIEERYPPRSRIEGVVKNITEFGVFVELEEGIDGLIHISDISWTKRVRHPSEVFQKGQTVEAVVLTIDSVNRRISLGVKQLERDPWTNIEKKYPVGEYVEGDVVRITPYGAIVKLEDDIEGLLHISEIAGRRINRVEDVLDRGDRIKVKTINISPRERRINLSLWQYQNETGDKGIEKGVGLAALAAEEAKAKAEESGAAPEEQKEEPARDEETVQDTVEEKAEATADAQESESAEAEPVSVGEETEESEEPAEAAEEAVEPAAEAPAEKEGEEAEATPAEGETTPDEDAAEEAVEPAAEAPAEEKGEEAEATPAEGETTPDEGAAEEAVEPAAEAPAEEEGEEAEATPAEGETTPDEGAAGEAVEPAAEAEPVSVGEEAEESEEPAEAAEEAVEPAAEAPAEKEGEEAEATPAEGETTPDEGAAETPVEEKPKEE, from the coding sequence ATGGAACCGGTACTCGAGGACGCTGAGGTCTTCGATGCCGAGGAGTTCGAAGAACAAGCGGGATTGTACGAGGAATCGTTCCGGGACATCGAAGAGAACGAAATAGTAACCGGGACGGTTGTCGCCGTTACCGAAGACGAAGTATTAGTAGATATCGGTTACAAATCCGAGGGGACTATCAGCCTTAGCGAATTCGCCGAAGAGGAACCGATAACGGTCGGCGATAAGGTGGAAGTTTACCTCGAGAAGAAAGAGGACCAGGACGGCATCATCGTCCTCTCCAAAGAGAAAGCGGATTTCTACCGCGCGTGGGACCAGGTCCGCGACGTCTACGAGACGGGCGGCGACATCGAGGGGAAGATAATCAACCGCGTTCGCGGCGGGTTCATAGTGGATATCGGCGTTAAAGCTTTTTTGCCGGCTTCGCAGTTGGACCTCAGGCCGGTGCGGGACTTCGAACCCTATCTGGGCGGGAGTTTCCGCATGAAAATAATAAAGGTCAACAAGCGCCGCCGTAATATTGTTTTGTCCCGCAAAGCTTTGCTGTTGGAGGAACGCGAAGAGAAGCGTAAGCGTCTCCTCGAAACTATCGAGGTCGGCGCCATTTTGGGAGGGGAGGTCAAGAACATCACCGACTTCGGCGCTTTCGTAGACCTCGACGGCCTCGACGGCCTTTTGCATATAACCGACCTTTCGCGCGGCCGCGTCAATCACCCCTCGGAAGTCGTATCGGTGGGCCAAAACTTGGAAGTTTTAGTTACCGATTTCGACCGGGAGACGGGGCGCGTATCGTTGAGTCTCAAGGAATTGGAGGATGACCCCTGGGAGACGGTCGAGGAAAGGTATAACGAGGGCGATCGCGTTATCGGCAAAGTCGTCTCGATCGTGGATTACGGCGCGTTCGTGGAGCTCGAGCCGGGCGTCGAGGGTTTGGTCCACGTGTCGGAGATGTCCTGGACGCAACGGGTTAAACACCCTTCCAAATTATTATCCGTCGGCGACGAGATCGGCGTAGTTATACTCAAGATCGACGAAAAAAATCGGCGGATATCTTTGGGTTTAAGGCAGACGATGCCTAACCCCTGGGATACGATCGAGGAACGTTATCCGCCGCGCAGTAGGATAGAAGGCGTCGTGAAAAATATTACGGAGTTCGGCGTATTCGTCGAGTTGGAAGAAGGTATCGACGGCCTTATCCACATATCCGATATTTCGTGGACGAAGCGCGTGCGCCACCCCTCGGAGGTTTTCCAAAAAGGGCAAACGGTGGAAGCCGTGGTCCTGACCATCGATTCCGTAAACCGCCGTATATCGCTGGGCGTCAAGCAGCTCGAGCGCGATCCCTGGACCAACATCGAGAAGAAGTACCCGGTCGGCGAGTACGTCGAGGGCGACGTTGTTCGGATAACGCCTTACGGCGCTATTGTAAAATTGGAAGACGATATCGAGGGTTTGCTCCATATCTCGGAGATAGCGGGACGAAGGATCAACCGCGTTGAGGACGTCTTGGACCGCGGCGACCGGATTAAAGTCAAAACAATAAATATTTCGCCGAGGGAACGGCGCATAAACCTTAGCCTTTGGCAATATCAAAACGAGACCGGCGACAAAGGCATAGAGAAAGGTGTCGGCCTCGCCGCTTTAGCCGCGGAAGAGGCTAAAGCCAAGGCCGAGGAAAGCGGGGCGGCGCCGGAGGAGCAAAAGGAAGAACCGGCCCGGGACGAGGAAACGGTGCAGGATACCGTCGAGGAGAAGGCGGAGGCTACCGCCGACGCCCAAGAAAGCGAATCGGCGGAGGCCGAACCCGTAAGCGTCGGCGAGGAAACCGAGGAAAGCGAAGAACCCGCGGAAGCCGCCGAGGAGGCCGTTGAGCCCGCGGCGGAGGCGCCGGCGGAAAAGGAAGGCGAGGAAGCCGAAGCGACGCCGGCTGAGGGGGAGACGACGCCGGACGAAGACGCCGCCGAGGAGGCCGTTGAGCCCGCGGCGGAGGCGCCGGCGGAAGAGAAAGGCGAGGAAGCCGAAGCGACGCCGGCTGAGGGGGAGACGACGCCGGACGAAGGCGCCGCCGAGGAGGCCGTTGAGCCCGCGGCGGAGGCGCCGGCGGAAGAGGAAGGCGAGGAAGCCGAAGCGACGCCGGCTGAGGGGGAGACGACGCCGGACGAAGGCGCCGCCGGGGAGGCCGTTGAGCCCGCGGCGGAGGCCGAACCCGTAAGCGTCGGCGAAGAAGCCGAGGAAAGCGAAGAACCCGCGGAAGCCGCCGAGGAGGCCGTTGAGCCCGCGGCGGAGGCGCCGGCGGAAAAGGAAGGCGAGGAAGCCGAAGCGACGCCGGCTGAGGGGGAGACGACGCCGGACGAAGGCGCCGCCGAAACGCCGGTCGAAGAAAAGCCTAAGGAAGAGTGA